In Streptomyces sp. 71268, the DNA window GTTGCTCGCGCCCGAGGCGATGCCCTGCTCGGCGGGGCTTACGGAGTTCATCACCAGGGCCGAGACCGGCGCGAAGAACAGGGCCATGCCCACGCCGCTGATCGCGAAGGGCGCGACCTGGGCGGCGTACGAGAGGCCGGGCTCGGCGATGGCCGCCTGCCAGCCGATGCCCACCGCCATCAGCGCGAGCCCGGTGGCGACGATCAGCCGGCCGTCGATCCGGTCGGAGAGGGCGCCGGCCAGCGGCGCGACGATCATCGGCATCGCGGTCCACGGCAGCATCCGCACCCCCGCCTCCAGCGGCGAGTAGCCCTGGATGAGCTGGAGGAACTGGGTGAGCAGGAAGATCGAGCCGAACATGCCGAGGTACATCAGCAGCCCCGCCGCGTTGACCGTGCTGAACGCGCGGGAGCGGAAGAGTCGCATCGGCAGCATCGGCGCGTCGGTGTGCAGCTCCCAGCGGACGAAGGCCACCAGCAGGGCCGCGCCGAGGCCGAAGCCGGCCAGTACCGGCGCGCTCGTCCAACCGTCGATGTTGCCCTGGATCAGCGCGAAGGTGATGCCGAGGAGGCCGAGGCTGGCCAGCACGGTGCCGACGACGTCCAGCCGGTCGGCCGGGCCACGGCTCTCGACCAGCCGCAGCCGGGCCAGCGGCAGCAGGGCGACGCCGATGGGCACGTTCAGCCAGAAGATCCACTGCCAGGAGATGTGTTCGACCACCGCGCCGCCGATCGGCGGCCCGGAGGCGACGGCAAGCCCGTTGACGGCGCCCCAGATCCCGTACGCCATGCCGCGCCGCTCCGCCGGCACGGCCGCCGTGAGCAGGGTGAGGCTGAGCGGCATCAGCAGCGCCGCGCCGACCCCCTGCGCGGCCCGCGAGGCGATCAGCAGGCCGATGTCCGAGGAGAGCGCCGCGGCGGCCGACGAGGCGGTGAACAGGGCGACGCCCACGCCGAACACGCGCCGACGCCCGAAGCGGTCACCGAGCGCGGCGCCGAGCATCAGCAGCACGGCGAAGCTGAGCGTGTACGCGTTGACGGTCCATTCGAGTTCCTCGATGCCGCCCCCGAGGTCCTCGCCGATGTCGGGGATGGCGGTGATGACGATGAGGTTGTCCAGCGCCGCCATGAACCCGGCGATGCTGGTGATCACCAGGGTCCAGACGGCGGTGGCTTTGGTCGGTGGCCGATCCGTGAGCATGACGGGCTCCAAGATTAGTTATTACTTACTAAGTTTCTCGGTTATGAGGGAACGCGGAACCCCGAGGGGCCGCGCGGCTGGTCATCGCGCTGTCGGTTGTGGTCGCGGACTGTGCGGTCGCGGGGCGCTGGTCGTTGGTCGTCCGGTTGTCGGGCCACGCCCGCTGTACGTCTGGCCGCCGGCTACCGGACGCCGACGGGCGCCGGCCGTGGGTCGCCCAGCTCACGGCCCACCCGGCGCGGGGTCACGGCGACCCCGTTCCCGCGGCACCGCTCGGCGGGCCATCCGCCGCTCCACGGGCCACGGCCTGCGTCGCGGCGGCCTTGCTGTACTCGTCGAAGGCCGCCCAGCACTGGTTGTCCCCCGGGACGCCCAGCGCCACGAGCACGTTGATGAGCATCCCGCGGGAGAAGAACTCGTCCAGCTCCTCGCTCGACGCCCCGCTCAGCTCGCGAACGGTCTCCCACATGCCCGTCCAGCCCTCCCGCACGTACGCCACGACGTCCTCGTCGTCCGAGCCGCCGGCGGTGACGTAGAGCTGCAACTGCATCAGCAGCAGCTCGCGGTCGACGATCAGCTCGGAGTACGCCTTGCCCATCGCCTCCAGCGCCTCCTCGCCGTACAGCCCGTCGGCGACGCGTACGAAGGTCTCGGTCGTCCGCGTGAAGCACAGTTCGGCGGCGGCCTTGAACAGGGCCCGCTTGTTGGGGAAGAGCCGGAACAGGTACGGCTGGGAGACCCCGACGCGCCGCGCGATGGCCTCGGTCGAGGTGCCGTAGTACCCACCCTTGGCGAACTCCGACATCGCCACCCGGACCGCGACCCTGCGCCGCTCGTCCGCGCTCATACGGGGTGTGGAGTGCGCCATACCGATAAGTTATTACTCAATAACTTCCGCCGTCAAGCGACTGCGGCCGCCGCGACGCGGCGCCCGCGTGCTCCGCCGCGCACCCCCGGGGAGACCGACTCCGGCCCCTGCCCCCCGCCTCCACGCCCCCGGCCCACCGGCCGGGCCGAACGACGCGCGGGGCCGCCGCGCCCCTGACCAGGGTGGACGGCGGCCCGGCGGCGATCAGGCGAGGCGCACGACGGCGCGGGAGCGCCCCAGGACCTTCTGGTCGTTGCTGACCGCCGTGAGGTCGACGCGCACCGTGCGCGCCTCGTCGTCGAGCTTGGCGCCGATCTTGGCGCTGACCTCGATGAGCGCGCCCTTGTCGTCGTTCGGCACGACGACGGGCTTGGTGAACCGCACCCCGTACTCCGCGACGGCGGCCGGATCCCCGACCCAGTCGGTCACCACGCGGATCGCGGAGGCCATGGTGAACATGCCGTGCGCGATCACGTCGGGCAGCCCGACCTCCTTGGCGAACTTCTCGTTCCAGTGGATCGGATTGAAGTCGCCGGACGCCCCCGCGTAGCGCACGAGGGTCTCACGCGTCACCGGAAAGGACTGGCCAGGCAGTTCGGTACCGACCTCGACCTCGTCGTACGAAATCTTCGCTGTCATCTGTCTCACTTCCCGTCAGCGCCACGGGCCACGAGCATCGTGCGCGCGGTCACCACGAGTTCGCCGCTCTTATCGTGCACGTCGCCGCGCACGACGAGGATGTCGTTACCCGCCATGGTTCTGACCGACTCAATGGTGGAAGTGACCGACAGGCAGTCGCCCGCCCGCACCGGACGGACGTAGCTGAACGCCTGGTCGCCGTGGACGACCCGGTTGTAGTCGAGCCCGAGTTGCGGATCGTGAATGACCTGATGCGCCGCGCGATAGGAGATGGAGAACACAAAAGTCGGCGGGGCGATCACGTCGGGATGTCCGAGCGCCCGCGCGGCCTCGGGGTCGGTGTAGACGCCGTTGGTCTCCCCGATCGCCTCGGCGAACTCCCGGATCTTCTCGCGACCCACCTCGTACGGCTCGGTGGGCGGATAGGCCCGTCCGACGTAGCTCTCATCGAGCGGCATCGCTCGCACCTCCTGCGACTGTCGTGATCTTTACGTAGAACGCCACGAGGCCGCCCCCAGGCTGGGAGCGGCCTCGTGAACGAGCCTGAATTATCGCGTCTCGCGGTGCGCGGTGTGCGAGTTGCAACGAGGGCAGTGCTTCTTCATCTCAAGACGGTCCGGGTTGTTACGCCGGTTCTTCTTGGTGATGTAGTTCCGCTCCTTGCACTCCACGCAGGCCAGCGTGATCTTCGGGCGGACGTCGGTGGCAGCCACGTGAGTGCTCCTTGAACGTGGGGCCGCCCCAGGGGATCAGCCCGAGGGGACGGATGGATGAACGCAGAAAAGAGTAGCCGATCGAAGGACCGACCCCACAATCGGCTACTGTCAGTAGCGGTGACCGGACTTGAACCGGTGACACAGCGATTATGAGCCGCTTGCTCTACCGACTGAGCTACACCGCTGTGATGCGAGTGGCACCTACCCGATTATCTCGGGTAGGCAACCTCACACATCAGAGCCCCAATACGGAATCGAACCGTAGACCTTCTCCTTACCATGGAGACGCTCTGCCGACTGAGCTATTGGGGCGAGCGATGAAGACATTACACGCTCTGCGGCCGATCGTGAAATCCGTATCCACCCGCCTTGTGGCGGCTGGCGGACGCCCCCGGCACCACACCGGTACGACTATTCGGCTCCTCCTCGAAGCGGTCCCGGCCGCGCCCTAGGCTCGGAGCGCACCGAGTGATCTTGGCGCAGCGCGCCCCCGCGCGCCCGCGCACGCCCCGTCGCCCGCGCTGGCTCCCGCCCGGAACCAGCACCCGCCCCCGGCCCGCTCCGTGGCCGTCCAGCCGCCGGACGCCGCAGGTCACGGCCCCTCCCCCAGCCCGCACTTCTCGCCACTCACAGGAGCGCGATGCCCGACAGCCAGCCGCAGCAGCCCCCGAGAAACGACGGCGCGGCATCCGACGCGACCGCGCTGCTGCTCAGCGGCGCCCGGCTCGCGGACGGGCGCACCGTCGACGTACGGCTCAGCGGCGGTCGCGTCGACGCGGTGGGCACCGCGGGCAGCCTCGCCCCCGGAGCCCGCGTCGACCTCAGCGGCTACCTCCTGCTGCCCGCCCCCGCCGAACCGCACGCCCACTGTGACCTCGCCCTCACCGCCGACGCGGACGGTCCCACCGCGTACGCACCCGACGACGTCCAGCGCCGCACCACCGAGGCCGCGCTGCTGCAACTCGGCCACGGCGCGACCGCGCTGCGCACCCACGTGCGCGTCGGGGACGTGCCGGGGCTCGGCGCCCTGGAGGCGGTGCTGCTCGCCCGCAGGGCGCTGAGCGGGCTCATCGACGTCTCGGCGGTGGCCATGCCGCGCACGCTGACCGGCATCGCCGGCGCCGAGGGGCTCGCGATGCTGCGGGACGCGGTCAAGATGGGCGCCGGTGTCATCGGCGGCTGCCCCGACCTCGACCCCGACCCGACCGGCCACGTGGAGGCCGTCCTTGCGTTGGCCGCCGAGCACGGCTGCGCCGTCGACCTGCACCTGGACGGGGACGATCCGGCCCTGCTCGCCCGCTTCGCGGCGATGGCCGGCGGGCTGCGTCCGGGCGTCACGCTCGGCCCGTGCGGCGGCCTCGCCCGGCTGCCGCGCCAGCTCGCCACGCGGGCGGCCGACCAGCTCGCCGCGGCCGGGATCACGGTGTGCGCGCTGCCACAGGCCGAGTGCGGCGCGCTGGAGGAACGGCGCTCGCCGGTCTCGCCGTGCGCCCCGGTGCGGCTGTTGCGCGCCGCCGGCGTACGCGTCGCCGCGGGCAGCGGCGCCCTGCGCGACACGGCCAACCCGGTGGGGCGCGGCGACCCGCTGGAGGCCGGCTTCCTGCTCGCCTCGCGCGAGGGGCTGACCCCGGACGAGGCGTACGAGGCGATCAGCGGCCGGGCCAGGGAGGCCATGGGGCTGCCGGAGGTGCGGGTGGAGGCGGGGTTCCCCGCGGAGCTGCTGGCCGTGCGCGGCGAGAGCGTGGCCGGCGCCCTCTCGCTCGCGTACAGCCGCCTCGTGGTGCACCGGGGCCGGGTGGTGGCGCGGACCAGCGCGGTGCGCGAGTACTGCGACTCGGCCGCCGTGGTCGCGCTCGACCTGCCCCGCCAGGCGCGTACGACACAGGGCGACGGCCGCCAACCGCCCCGGAGCTAGCCGCCGCGCGGCGCGCCCCGAGGCTACGCCGGCGCGAGACGCGTCTCCCGAAACGCCGGCAGGGGCGCCCGCGCGTGGCGGGCGCCCCTGCCGGGCGGGTTGAGCTAACGGTTACTCCAGGCCCGCGAAGCTCTCGTCCAGGGAGCCGTCGCCGCCGAACGGGTCGTCGGTGGCGCCGGCCGCGTCCTCCTGGTCCAGGCCGCCGGTGAAGAGGGACCCGAGGCCCATCATGAGCTGCTTGACGTCCACCTTGACGGCGTCGGTCGGGGCGCTGGCCTCGACGGGCTCGTCGAACGACAGGTTCATCGGCAGCTTTCCGTCACCCTGACCGGCCAGCTTCTTCTTGAGCTTGGTGTCAAATTCGGTCAGGTCCACGGTGGCGCCGCTGAGTTCGCTGCCCTTGACCGCGAAATCGACCGTGACCTTGTTGTTGGGAACGTCCTTCAGGTCCTTCT includes these proteins:
- a CDS encoding DHA2 family efflux MFS transporter permease subunit, translating into MLTDRPPTKATAVWTLVITSIAGFMAALDNLIVITAIPDIGEDLGGGIEELEWTVNAYTLSFAVLLMLGAALGDRFGRRRVFGVGVALFTASSAAAALSSDIGLLIASRAAQGVGAALLMPLSLTLLTAAVPAERRGMAYGIWGAVNGLAVASGPPIGGAVVEHISWQWIFWLNVPIGVALLPLARLRLVESRGPADRLDVVGTVLASLGLLGITFALIQGNIDGWTSAPVLAGFGLGAALLVAFVRWELHTDAPMLPMRLFRSRAFSTVNAAGLLMYLGMFGSIFLLTQFLQLIQGYSPLEAGVRMLPWTAMPMIVAPLAGALSDRIDGRLIVATGLALMAVGIGWQAAIAEPGLSYAAQVAPFAISGVGMALFFAPVSALVMNSVSPAEQGIASGASNALREIGGTLGVALLASVFSARGGYGAPREFTDGLTPALWVGGGALALAAVLVLLAPRQRPAGSVAGGGAPALVEPGPARHSAPV
- a CDS encoding TetR/AcrR family transcriptional regulator, with amino-acid sequence MAHSTPRMSADERRRVAVRVAMSEFAKGGYYGTSTEAIARRVGVSQPYLFRLFPNKRALFKAAAELCFTRTTETFVRVADGLYGEEALEAMGKAYSELIVDRELLLMQLQLYVTAGGSDDEDVVAYVREGWTGMWETVRELSGASSEELDEFFSRGMLINVLVALGVPGDNQCWAAFDEYSKAAATQAVARGAADGPPSGAAGTGSP
- a CDS encoding MaoC family dehydratase, which produces MTAKISYDEVEVGTELPGQSFPVTRETLVRYAGASGDFNPIHWNEKFAKEVGLPDVIAHGMFTMASAIRVVTDWVGDPAAVAEYGVRFTKPVVVPNDDKGALIEVSAKIGAKLDDEARTVRVDLTAVSNDQKVLGRSRAVVRLA
- a CDS encoding MaoC family dehydratase N-terminal domain-containing protein, yielding MPLDESYVGRAYPPTEPYEVGREKIREFAEAIGETNGVYTDPEAARALGHPDVIAPPTFVFSISYRAAHQVIHDPQLGLDYNRVVHGDQAFSYVRPVRAGDCLSVTSTIESVRTMAGNDILVVRGDVHDKSGELVVTARTMLVARGADGK
- the rpmG gene encoding 50S ribosomal protein L33, whose product is MAATDVRPKITLACVECKERNYITKKNRRNNPDRLEMKKHCPRCNSHTAHRETR
- a CDS encoding amidohydrolase family protein; its protein translation is MPDSQPQQPPRNDGAASDATALLLSGARLADGRTVDVRLSGGRVDAVGTAGSLAPGARVDLSGYLLLPAPAEPHAHCDLALTADADGPTAYAPDDVQRRTTEAALLQLGHGATALRTHVRVGDVPGLGALEAVLLARRALSGLIDVSAVAMPRTLTGIAGAEGLAMLRDAVKMGAGVIGGCPDLDPDPTGHVEAVLALAAEHGCAVDLHLDGDDPALLARFAAMAGGLRPGVTLGPCGGLARLPRQLATRAADQLAAAGITVCALPQAECGALEERRSPVSPCAPVRLLRAAGVRVAAGSGALRDTANPVGRGDPLEAGFLLASREGLTPDEAYEAISGRAREAMGLPEVRVEAGFPAELLAVRGESVAGALSLAYSRLVVHRGRVVARTSAVREYCDSAAVVALDLPRQARTTQGDGRQPPRS